The Numida meleagris isolate 19003 breed g44 Domestic line chromosome 7, NumMel1.0, whole genome shotgun sequence genome contains a region encoding:
- the MUTYH gene encoding adenine DNA glycosylase isoform X6 yields the protein MSRLRAAAARGLRRQQRRGSSSAAPTGRGSRKGASPREEAPARPPALHLFRDPVEIDALRSRLLAWYDKSRRDLPWRTLAATEPDADRRAYAVWVSEIMLQQTQVATVIDYYNRWMQKWPTLQALAAASLEEVNELWAGLGYYSRGKRLQEAARKVVSELGGRMPRTAEDLQKLLPGVGRYTAGAIASISFGQATGVVDGNVIRVLCRLRCIGADTSSLAVTDCLWDMANALVDRSHPGDFNQALMELGATVCTPKSPLCGECPVKEHCHSWHRVEKELASASQKLFGKSNPVPDVEDCGVGGCPLCPPAAEPWDSSLGVTNFPRKAAKKQPRAERTATCVLERRGHLGVPEYLIVQRPSSGLLAGLWEFPSLPLAPGLQEEQQKEVLADHLRAWTGRPVQAQSLSFIGEVVHIFSHIHQTYAVYSLCLDGDVVLDTALSPSRWVSEEEFRASAVSTAMKKVLKARETQRGEQSGHAKGSKRKRGSKLGAVGSTPTGMQLSLRAFLRAPTPP from the exons ATGAGCCGGCTGCGGGCAGCGGCCGCCCGGGGGCTGCGGCGGCAACAGCGGCGGGGAAGCAGCAGCGCGGCCCCGACTGGGAGGGGCAGCAGGAAGGGCGCGTCGCCCCGTGAAG AGGCCCCCGCTCGACCGCCTGCGCTGCATCTCTTCCGTGACCCCGTCGAGATCGATGCCCTGCGCAGCCGCCTGCTCGCCTGGTACGACAAAAGCCGGCGGGACCTTCCCTGGAGGACGCTG GCTGCAACTGAGCCGGATGCTGACAGGCGGGCGTATGCAG TGTGGGTGTCCGAGATCATGCTCCAGCAGACACAAGTGGCCACAGTGATTGACTACTACAACCGCTGGATGCAG AAGTGGCCAACGCTGCAGGCGCTGGCAGCAGCATCACTGGAG gaggtgaaTGAGCTCTGGGCAGGACTTGGCTACTACTCACGAGGAAAGCgcctgcaggaggcagcaaggAAG GTGGTGTCGGAGCTGGGCGGCCGCATGCCCAGGACAGCCGAGgacctgcagaagctgctgccagGAGTGGGCCGATACACAGCAGGAGCCATCGCTTCCATCTCGTTTGGGCAG GCTACTGGCGTCGTGGATGGGAATGTGATCCGCGTGCTGTGCCGCCTGCGGTGCATCGGCGCTGACACCAGCAGCCTGGCTGTCACTGACTGCCTCTG GGACATGGCCAATGCCCTGGTGGATAGGAGCCACCCAGGGGACTTCAACCAAGctctgatggagctgggggcaACCGTGTGCACGCCCAAATCCCCGCTGTGCGGGGAGTGCCCAGTGAAGGAGCACTGCCACTCCTGGCATAGG GTGGAGAAGGAGCTGGCCTCTGCCTCTCAGAAGCTGTTTGGAAAGTCCAACCCAGTGCCTGACGTTGAGGACTGTG GGGTTGGGGGCTGTCCCTTGTGCCCCCCTGCTGCCGAGCCGTGGGACAGCAGCCTGGGGGTCACCAACTTCCCCCGCAAAGCAGCGAAGAAGCAGCCACGGGCAGAGCGGACAGCCACATGTGTGCTGGAGCGGAGGGGCCACCTTGGGGTCCCTGAGTACCTCATCGTGCAGAGACCCAGCTCAG GGCTCTTGGCTGGGCTCTGGGAGTTCCCCAGCCTCCCACTGGCTCCAGGcctgcaggaagagcagcagaaggaggTGCTGGCTGACCACCTGCGGGCATGGACAGGGCGGCCCGTGCAGGCACAGAGTTTGAGCTTCATCGGAGAG GTTGTCCACATCTTCTCTCACATTCACCAAACATATGCGGTCTACTCACTGTGCCTGGATGGGGATGTGGTCCTGGACACTGCCTTGTCCCCATCCCGCTGGGTGTCAGAGGAGGAATTCCGTGCCTCGGCTGTGTCCACTGCCATGAAGAAG GTGCTGAAGGCACGAGAGACTCAGCGTGGGGAGCAGAGTGGCCATGCCAAG GGCTCCAAGCGGAAGCGGGGATCAAAGCTGGGGGCGGTGGGCAGCACCCCCACAGGGATGCAGCTCTCCCTGCGCGCCTTCCTCCGAGCTCCGACCCCTCCGTGA